In Syntrophales bacterium, the following proteins share a genomic window:
- a CDS encoding thioredoxin family protein produces MKKAFIIGFLITIILSFGIAAQAENWNEDFEKASSEAKTSGKYLLLDFSGSDWCSWCMKLEKEVLSHEAFKTFAKENLVCVLIDFPSKKYQSKKRKEENGKLMEKFKVRGFPTIIILSPDGELLGTTGYRRGGAEKYVAHLKETINKHKMK; encoded by the coding sequence ATGAAAAAAGCTTTTATCATAGGTTTTCTCATCACAATTATTTTATCCTTTGGCATAGCAGCACAAGCCGAAAACTGGAATGAAGATTTTGAAAAAGCTTCATCAGAAGCAAAAACTTCAGGCAAATATCTTCTGCTTGACTTTAGCGGATCAGATTGGTGTTCCTGGTGCATGAAACTGGAGAAAGAAGTATTGAGCCATGAGGCCTTCAAAACATTCGCAAAAGAAAATTTAGTTTGCGTGTTGATTGACTTTCCCAGTAAAAAATACCAGAGCAAAAAGCGCAAGGAAGAAAATGGAAAGTTAATGGAAAAATTTAAAGTTCGCGGTTTTCCCACCATCATCATACTGAGTCCCGATGGAGAGTTATTAGGGACAACCGGTTACCGAAGAGGAGGAGCTGAAAAATACGTGGCTCATCTCAAAGAGACGATTAACAAACACAAAATGAAGTAA
- a CDS encoding Sir2 family NAD-dependent protein deacetylase: protein MKIKEDIKKAALALKNADTVLITAGAGIGVDSGLPDFRGNKGFWKAYPPIAKLELSFSEMANPRWFHSDPQLAWAFYGHRLNLYRKTQPHKGFTQLLEIAEQKIGGYFVFTSNVDGQFQKAGYGKDRIEECHGSIHYLQCSNVCSHKIWDANRTEVEVDEDTFKAEEPLPKCADCGMVARPNILMFGDWNWLPHRTDEQSQQMRKWLKRVHDEKMKLVVVEMGAGESVPTVRMKSEYIVQMHGGTLIRINPRDYSVPPQHIGIPLGGAEGIKQIFEKVTG, encoded by the coding sequence ATGAAAATAAAAGAAGATATAAAAAAGGCCGCATTGGCGCTTAAAAATGCAGATACGGTTCTGATAACTGCAGGAGCAGGCATAGGCGTTGATTCAGGACTGCCCGATTTCAGGGGAAATAAAGGATTTTGGAAAGCTTACCCGCCGATTGCCAAACTGGAACTGTCGTTTAGTGAAATGGCAAATCCACGGTGGTTTCACAGCGACCCCCAATTAGCCTGGGCATTCTATGGGCACCGGTTAAATCTTTACAGAAAGACACAGCCGCATAAAGGTTTTACCCAGCTTCTGGAAATAGCTGAACAGAAAATCGGAGGTTATTTTGTCTTCACCTCTAATGTCGATGGACAATTCCAGAAAGCCGGTTATGGAAAAGACCGCATAGAAGAGTGCCACGGTTCAATTCATTATCTTCAATGCAGCAACGTTTGCAGTCATAAAATATGGGATGCGAACCGGACAGAAGTTGAAGTAGACGAGGATACGTTCAAGGCAGAAGAACCATTGCCCAAATGTGCAGACTGCGGCATGGTTGCCAGACCCAATATCCTGATGTTTGGCGACTGGAATTGGCTCCCCCACAGAACCGATGAACAGAGCCAGCAAATGAGAAAATGGTTAAAGAGAGTGCACGATGAAAAAATGAAATTAGTGGTGGTTGAAATGGGAGCAGGAGAATCTGTGCCAACCGTTCGGATGAAATCCGAATATATAGTCCAGATGCACGGCGGCACTCTAATCCGGATAAACCCTCGAGATTACTCGGTTCCTCCTCAACATATAGGAATACCGTTAGGCGGTGCAGAAGGAATAAAACAGATCTTTGAAAAAGTGACTGGCTAA